A genomic stretch from Chitinophaga lutea includes:
- the purH gene encoding bifunctional phosphoribosylaminoimidazolecarboxamide formyltransferase/IMP cyclohydrolase codes for MQKQIKSALISVFYKDNLENIVKTLGQQGVTIYSTGGTQKFIEEQGVKCVAVEDLTAYPSILGGRVKTLHPKVFGGILARRENQQDLDQLAQYEIPEIDLVIVDLYPFEETVRNTSEEQAIIEKIDIGGVSLIRAAGKNYKDVVIVASKNQYADLEKALVEGNGATTLEQRRHFAAKAFEVCAHYDTAIAGYFLQNSEKDYFQLSVPQGQVCRYGENPHQKGVFYGDLNEMFDKLHGKELSYNNLVDVDAAVQLIAEFTGTTFAVIKHTNVCGIATRATLAEAWEAALAGDKESAFGGVLVCNKTVDAATAQSINEIFFEILIAPGFEPAALEILQARKNRILLLQKQPLKTPQMFKNVLNGVLVQDNDEGSFKTWEESGAQPANAGQKADLEFANIVCKHLKSNAIALVKDQQLVGKGCGQTSRIDALRHAIEKAKQFQFSLEGAVMASDAFFPFDDCVRIAKAEGISAVIQPGGSIRDNDSITYAKENGMVMVITGMRHFRH; via the coding sequence ATGCAAAAGCAAATCAAATCAGCATTGATCTCCGTTTTCTATAAAGACAACCTGGAGAACATCGTTAAAACATTGGGCCAGCAGGGTGTTACCATCTACTCCACCGGCGGTACGCAGAAGTTTATCGAAGAACAGGGTGTAAAATGTGTGGCCGTGGAAGACCTGACCGCATATCCCTCCATCCTGGGCGGGCGCGTTAAAACCCTCCACCCTAAAGTGTTTGGCGGTATCCTGGCGCGCCGCGAAAACCAGCAGGACCTGGATCAGCTGGCGCAGTACGAAATTCCGGAGATCGACCTGGTGATTGTTGACCTTTATCCCTTCGAGGAAACGGTTAGAAACACATCCGAAGAGCAGGCTATCATTGAAAAAATCGACATCGGCGGTGTATCCCTCATCCGCGCAGCCGGTAAAAACTATAAAGATGTGGTGATCGTGGCTTCCAAAAACCAGTATGCCGACCTTGAAAAGGCGTTGGTGGAAGGCAACGGCGCTACCACGCTGGAGCAACGCAGGCACTTCGCCGCAAAGGCATTTGAAGTGTGCGCTCACTACGATACCGCTATTGCTGGCTACTTCCTGCAAAACAGCGAAAAAGACTACTTCCAGCTGTCTGTTCCGCAGGGCCAGGTGTGTCGCTACGGTGAAAACCCTCACCAGAAGGGCGTTTTCTATGGCGACCTGAACGAAATGTTCGACAAACTGCACGGTAAGGAACTTTCTTACAACAACCTGGTAGACGTGGATGCAGCCGTACAGCTCATCGCTGAATTCACCGGCACCACTTTCGCCGTGATCAAACATACCAACGTTTGCGGCATCGCCACTCGTGCTACCCTGGCAGAAGCCTGGGAGGCAGCGCTGGCGGGCGACAAGGAAAGCGCTTTCGGCGGGGTACTGGTTTGCAACAAAACCGTAGATGCCGCGACAGCACAGTCCATTAATGAGATTTTCTTTGAAATCCTCATCGCGCCCGGCTTCGAGCCTGCCGCACTGGAGATTCTGCAGGCCAGGAAGAACCGCATCCTCCTGCTGCAGAAACAACCGCTGAAAACGCCGCAGATGTTCAAAAATGTACTGAACGGCGTACTGGTGCAGGATAACGACGAAGGCAGCTTCAAAACCTGGGAAGAATCCGGCGCACAGCCTGCCAACGCGGGCCAGAAAGCCGACCTGGAGTTTGCCAACATCGTGTGCAAACACCTGAAATCCAATGCAATCGCACTGGTGAAAGATCAGCAGCTGGTGGGCAAAGGCTGTGGACAGACGTCCCGCATCGACGCCCTCCGCCACGCGATCGAAAAAGCCAAACAGTTCCAGTTCAGCCTCGAAGGCGCAGTAATGGCTTCGGACGCGTTTTTCCCCTTCGACGACTGCGTACGCATCGCCAAAGCAGAAGGCATCTCCGCGGTAATCCAGCCCGGTGGATCCATCCGCGACAACGATTCCATCACCTATGCCAAAGAAAACGGGATGGTAATGGTGATCACCGGCATGCGTCACTTCCGCCACTAA
- a CDS encoding RNA polymerase sigma factor, with amino-acid sequence MMKEADDAQLIRTYKETGELSYLAALYERYMNLVYGVCLKYFDEEASKDAVMQIFEELIDKVKQHEIQSFRGWLHVLARNHCLMKIRAAKGRVVSIDEHGFMETGENNHPDNGFSLENNLQAMEKCLEALPEEQKRSVDLFYLKEKSYREVAEMTGYEMNKVKSYIQNGKRNLKICMEKN; translated from the coding sequence ATGATGAAGGAAGCCGATGATGCGCAGTTGATCCGGACATACAAGGAAACGGGGGAACTGTCGTATCTCGCGGCCTTATATGAGCGCTATATGAACCTGGTATATGGTGTGTGCCTCAAATACTTCGATGAAGAGGCCAGCAAAGATGCCGTGATGCAGATTTTCGAGGAGCTGATCGACAAGGTGAAACAGCACGAGATCCAGAGCTTCCGCGGCTGGCTGCACGTGCTGGCCCGCAACCATTGCCTCATGAAGATCCGGGCCGCCAAGGGCCGGGTAGTGTCTATCGACGAGCACGGTTTTATGGAAACGGGGGAAAATAATCATCCTGATAACGGATTCAGCCTGGAAAACAACCTCCAGGCGATGGAAAAGTGCCTGGAAGCGCTGCCGGAAGAACAAAAACGGAGCGTGGACCTGTTTTACCTGAAAGAAAAGAGCTACCGCGAGGTGGCTGAAATGACGGGATATGAAATGAACAAAGTAAAAAGCTATATACAGAACGGTAAAAGGAACCTGAAGATCTGTATGGAGAAAAATTAA